From Streptomyces sp. HUAS MG91, the proteins below share one genomic window:
- the thiO gene encoding glycine oxidase ThiO codes for MSRTPPEASNKPSAPDVLVVGGGIIGLVTAWRAAQRGLSVTVVDPEPGGGAAQVAAGMLAAVTELHYGEQTLLGLNVASAARYPAFAAELSEVTGQDLGYRACGTLAVALDADDRAHLRELHALQRKSGLDSEWLSGRDCRRLEPMLAPGVRGGLRVDGDHQIDPRRLASALLTACERSGVVLRRAWADRLRVVRDRACGVTLTDGTELDAGQVVLAGGSRSGQLAGVPDEVLPPVRPVKGQVLRLTVPRRYAPFLSRTVRAVVRGSHVYLVPRVNGELVVGATTEELGWDTTVTAGGVYELLRDAHELVPGITELPLTETRAGLRPGSPDNAPLLGPTALPGLHLATGHHRNGVLLTPVTGDALAHALVTGELPEEASPFTPRRFSAATLEQPA; via the coding sequence ATGTCGCGTACGCCACCGGAAGCATCGAACAAGCCTTCCGCACCTGACGTCCTCGTCGTCGGGGGCGGCATCATCGGCCTGGTCACCGCGTGGCGGGCCGCCCAGCGCGGGCTGTCCGTCACGGTCGTGGACCCCGAACCGGGCGGCGGGGCCGCCCAGGTGGCGGCCGGGATGCTGGCCGCCGTCACCGAACTGCACTACGGCGAGCAGACGCTGCTCGGCCTGAACGTCGCCTCGGCCGCCCGCTATCCGGCGTTCGCCGCCGAGCTGTCCGAGGTCACCGGGCAGGATCTCGGCTACCGCGCGTGCGGCACGCTCGCCGTCGCGCTCGACGCCGACGACCGGGCCCATCTGCGCGAACTGCACGCGCTGCAAAGGAAGTCGGGCCTCGACTCCGAGTGGCTGTCGGGCCGCGACTGCCGGCGTCTGGAGCCGATGCTCGCGCCGGGCGTGCGCGGGGGCCTGCGGGTCGACGGCGACCATCAGATCGACCCGAGGAGGCTCGCGAGCGCCCTGCTGACGGCCTGTGAGCGCTCCGGGGTGGTCCTGCGCCGGGCGTGGGCCGACCGGCTCCGTGTGGTCCGGGACCGGGCGTGCGGCGTCACGCTCACCGACGGCACGGAGCTCGACGCCGGCCAGGTCGTCCTGGCGGGCGGGAGCCGCAGCGGGCAGCTCGCGGGCGTCCCCGACGAGGTGCTGCCGCCCGTACGCCCGGTCAAGGGCCAGGTGCTGCGCCTGACGGTGCCGCGGCGGTACGCGCCGTTCCTGAGCCGCACCGTGCGCGCCGTGGTCCGCGGCAGCCACGTCTATCTGGTGCCGCGGGTCAACGGCGAGCTGGTCGTCGGCGCGACCACCGAGGAGCTGGGCTGGGACACCACGGTCACCGCGGGCGGCGTCTACGAGCTGCTGCGCGACGCCCACGAGCTCGTCCCCGGCATCACGGAACTGCCGCTGACGGAGACCCGCGCGGGCCTGCGCCCCGGCTCCCCCGACAACGCCCCGCTGCTGGGCCCGACCGCGCTGCCGGGCCTGCACCTCGCCACCGGCCACCACCGCAACGGCGTGCTGCTGACGCCGGTCACCGGCGACGCGCTGGCGCATGCCCTGGTCACCGGGGAACTCCCCGAAGAGGCAAGCCCGTTCACCCCGAGGCGGTTCAGCGCCGCCACCCTGGAGCAGCCCGCATGA
- the thiS gene encoding sulfur carrier protein ThiS codes for MNVTVNGEPRAVAAGVTLGALVATLTTAHSGVAAALNETVVPRTQWPLTALSEGDRVEVLTAVQGG; via the coding sequence ATGAACGTCACTGTCAACGGCGAGCCGCGTGCCGTGGCCGCCGGGGTCACGCTCGGCGCCCTGGTGGCCACGCTCACCACCGCGCACTCCGGAGTGGCCGCCGCGCTCAACGAGACCGTCGTGCCGCGCACCCAGTGGCCGCTGACCGCGCTCTCCGAGGGAGACCGCGTCGAGGTCCTCACCGCCGTCCAAGGAGGCTGA
- a CDS encoding thiazole synthase, whose protein sequence is MADDAFVLGGTTYSSRLIMGTGGAPSLDVLERSLVASGTELTTVAMRRVSADVHGSVLSVLEKLGIRVLPNTAGCFTAGEAVLTARLAREALGTDLVKLEVIADERTLLPDPIELLDAAETLVDDGFTVLPYTNDDPVLARKLEDVGCAAVMPLGSPIGSGLGIRNPHNFQLIVEHARVPVILDAGAGTASDVAFAMELGCAGVMLASAVTRAQEPVLMADGMRHAVEAGRLAYRAGRIPRRHFAEASSPREGRADLDPERPAF, encoded by the coding sequence ATGGCTGACGACGCTTTCGTCCTCGGCGGCACCACGTACTCCTCGCGCCTGATCATGGGCACGGGCGGGGCGCCGAGCCTCGACGTCCTCGAACGCTCGCTCGTCGCCTCCGGCACCGAGCTGACCACGGTGGCGATGCGGCGCGTCAGCGCCGACGTCCACGGCTCGGTGCTGTCGGTCCTGGAGAAGCTGGGCATCCGGGTGCTGCCGAACACCGCGGGCTGCTTCACCGCGGGCGAGGCGGTGCTGACGGCCCGCCTCGCGCGCGAGGCGCTGGGCACGGACCTGGTCAAGCTGGAGGTCATCGCGGACGAGCGCACCCTCCTGCCGGACCCCATCGAACTGCTCGACGCCGCCGAGACGCTGGTCGACGACGGCTTCACCGTCCTGCCGTACACCAACGACGACCCGGTCCTGGCCCGCAAGCTGGAGGACGTGGGCTGCGCGGCGGTCATGCCGCTGGGCTCCCCCATCGGCTCCGGGCTCGGCATCCGCAACCCGCACAACTTCCAGCTGATCGTCGAGCACGCGCGCGTGCCGGTGATCCTGGACGCGGGCGCGGGCACGGCGTCCGATGTGGCGTTCGCCATGGAGCTGGGCTGCGCCGGTGTGATGCTCGCCTCGGCGGTGACCCGCGCCCAGGAGCCGGTCCTCATGGCCGACGGGATGCGGCACGCGGTGGAGGCGGGACGGCTCGCGTACCGCGCGGGGCGGATCCCGAGGCGCCATTTCGCCGAGGCGTCCTCGCCCCGGGAGGGGCGCGCGGACCTCGATCCCGAGCGCCCCGCCTTCTGA
- the pknB gene encoding Stk1 family PASTA domain-containing Ser/Thr kinase, translated as MDTTLQDPLLGHVLDNRYRIDARIAVGGMATVYRAVDTRLDRVLALKVMHPSLAADASFVDRFIREAKSVARLSHPNVVGVFDQGTDGPYVYLAMEYIAGCTLRDVLRDRGALRPRAALDILEPVLAALGAAHRAGFVHRDMKPENVLIGDDGRVKVADFGLVRAVDTVTNTTGSVLGTVSYLAPEQIEHGTATPSVDVYACGVVLYEMLTGGKPHLGDSPAQILYKHLNEDVPPPSAAVPGLPYELDELVASATARTPGVRPYDAVAFLAQVRAARATLSDAQLDAVPPQAHETEHVGADDRTSVIPRAAGATSVQLPLPVQDEEQYHRTSVLQTPPPMPPAPPRGTGGRPRRGLFVIIAAVLLALGIGTGVWYINSGQFTKVPRILSQSRAEAEHRVEAAGLKVGTVTEKYSDAFDRNSVMGSDPAPGSRIRDNGTVNLTVSKGPKTVKVPDLRGTPLDRARSGLKGAGLSPGMVTKAFSEDVPKGSVISSDPKAGSTRNAGAAVALVVSKGSPVDVPDVTGESQEEAVADLADAGLKARIAAERVNSDEDKGDVAEQSPGEGKQLAEGDTVTLTISKGPVMVKVPDVTGMKVDEATSTLEDAGFQVDEDRGLLGLFGDHVDKQSVQGGDEAPKGSTIKITIR; from the coding sequence GTGGACACGACCCTTCAAGACCCGCTGCTCGGGCATGTGCTCGACAACAGGTACCGCATCGACGCACGCATCGCGGTCGGCGGGATGGCCACGGTCTACCGGGCCGTGGACACCCGCCTCGACCGCGTGCTCGCGCTCAAGGTGATGCATCCGTCGCTGGCGGCCGACGCCTCGTTCGTCGACCGGTTCATCCGCGAGGCCAAGTCGGTGGCCCGGCTCTCGCACCCCAATGTGGTGGGTGTCTTCGACCAGGGCACCGACGGCCCGTACGTCTATCTGGCGATGGAGTACATCGCGGGCTGCACGCTCCGCGACGTCCTGCGCGACCGCGGGGCACTGCGGCCGCGCGCGGCACTCGACATCCTGGAGCCGGTGCTCGCCGCGCTCGGAGCGGCGCACCGCGCGGGTTTCGTGCACCGCGACATGAAGCCGGAGAACGTGCTGATAGGGGACGACGGCCGGGTGAAGGTCGCCGACTTCGGCCTCGTCCGCGCCGTCGACACGGTCACCAACACCACGGGATCGGTCCTCGGCACGGTGTCCTATCTGGCGCCCGAGCAGATCGAGCACGGCACGGCGACGCCCTCGGTGGACGTCTACGCGTGCGGGGTCGTCCTGTACGAGATGCTCACCGGCGGCAAGCCGCACCTCGGGGACTCCCCCGCGCAGATCCTGTACAAGCACCTGAACGAGGACGTGCCGCCGCCCTCGGCCGCCGTCCCCGGCCTGCCCTACGAGCTGGACGAGCTGGTCGCCTCGGCGACGGCGCGCACGCCCGGGGTCCGGCCGTACGACGCGGTGGCGTTCCTCGCCCAGGTCCGCGCGGCCCGGGCGACGCTGTCCGACGCCCAGCTGGACGCGGTGCCGCCGCAGGCCCACGAGACGGAGCACGTGGGGGCCGACGACCGGACGAGCGTGATCCCGCGCGCGGCCGGCGCCACCTCGGTCCAGCTGCCGCTGCCCGTCCAGGACGAGGAGCAGTACCACCGCACGAGCGTGCTGCAGACCCCGCCGCCCATGCCGCCGGCCCCACCGCGCGGCACCGGCGGCCGTCCGCGCCGCGGCCTCTTCGTGATCATCGCGGCGGTGCTGCTGGCCCTGGGGATCGGCACGGGCGTCTGGTACATCAACTCGGGCCAGTTCACCAAGGTCCCCAGGATCCTGAGCCAGAGCCGGGCCGAGGCCGAGCACCGCGTCGAGGCGGCGGGCCTGAAGGTCGGCACGGTCACCGAGAAGTACAGCGACGCCTTCGACCGGAACTCGGTCATGGGCAGCGACCCGGCGCCCGGCAGCCGCATCAGGGACAACGGCACGGTGAACCTGACCGTGTCCAAGGGCCCGAAGACGGTCAAGGTTCCCGATCTCAGGGGCACCCCGCTGGACAGGGCCAGGAGCGGGCTCAAGGGCGCGGGGCTCTCGCCGGGCATGGTGACCAAGGCGTTCAGCGAGGACGTCCCCAAGGGCTCCGTGATCAGCTCGGACCCGAAGGCGGGATCGACGCGCAACGCGGGCGCGGCGGTCGCCCTCGTCGTCTCCAAGGGCTCCCCCGTCGACGTCCCGGACGTCACCGGCGAGTCCCAGGAGGAGGCGGTCGCCGATCTGGCGGACGCGGGCCTGAAGGCGAGGATCGCCGCGGAGCGGGTCAACTCGGACGAGGACAAGGGCGATGTCGCCGAGCAGTCGCCGGGCGAGGGCAAGCAGCTCGCCGAGGGCGACACGGTGACCCTGACGATCTCCAAGGGCCCGGTCATGGTGAAGGTCCCGGACGTCACGGGCATGAAGGTCGACGAGGCCACGTCCACGCTGGAGGACGCCGGGTTCCAGGTCGACGAGGACCGGGGACTGCTCGGGCTCTTCGGCGACCACGTGGACAAGCAGTCCGTGCAGGGCGGCGACGAGGCCCCCAAGGGATCGACGATCAAGATCACGATCAGGTAG
- a CDS encoding deoxyribonuclease IV, with translation MNSSIRNPIGGHVPVAGGLASVGLSYARDLRAETVQVFVANPRGWATPTGNPRQDEEFRAACAAENIPAYVHAPYLINFGSHTEATVEKSVESLRHSLRRGREIGALGVVVHTGSATGGRPREVALAQVREHMLPLLDELTHDDDPFLLLESTAGQGASLCSRTWDFGPYFDALDRHPKLGVCLDTCHIFAAGHDLTGPAGMKQTLDLLVETVGEGRLKLIHANDSKDVAGAHKDRHENIGSGHIGADPFRELMAHPATENVPLVIETPGGKEGHAADVARLKELRP, from the coding sequence GTGAACAGCAGCATCCGCAACCCGATCGGCGGTCACGTCCCCGTGGCCGGCGGCCTCGCCTCCGTAGGACTGTCCTACGCGCGCGACCTCAGGGCCGAGACCGTCCAGGTCTTCGTCGCCAACCCGCGCGGCTGGGCCACTCCCACCGGCAATCCCCGGCAGGACGAGGAGTTCCGCGCCGCGTGCGCCGCCGAGAACATCCCCGCGTACGTCCACGCGCCCTATCTGATCAACTTCGGGTCGCACACCGAGGCCACGGTCGAGAAGTCCGTGGAGTCGCTGCGCCACTCCCTGCGGCGCGGCCGTGAGATCGGCGCCCTGGGCGTGGTCGTGCACACCGGTTCCGCCACCGGCGGCCGGCCGCGCGAGGTCGCGCTGGCGCAGGTCAGGGAGCACATGCTGCCGCTGCTCGACGAGCTGACGCACGACGACGATCCGTTTCTGCTCCTGGAGTCGACCGCCGGGCAGGGTGCGTCGCTCTGCTCGCGGACCTGGGACTTCGGCCCGTACTTCGACGCGCTCGACCGGCATCCGAAGCTGGGCGTCTGCCTCGACACCTGCCACATCTTCGCGGCGGGCCACGACCTGACCGGTCCGGCCGGCATGAAGCAGACCCTCGACCTGCTGGTGGAGACGGTCGGCGAGGGCCGCCTGAAGCTGATCCACGCCAACGACTCCAAGGATGTCGCGGGCGCCCACAAGGACCGGCACGAGAACATCGGCTCCGGCCACATCGGCGCCGACCCGTTCCGCGAGCTCATGGCGCACCCGGCGACCGAGAACGTTCCCCTGGTCATCGAGACGCCCGGCGGCAAGGAGGGGCACGCCGCGGACGTGGCCCGCCTCAAGGAACTGCGTCCGTAG
- a CDS encoding DUF4396 domain-containing protein yields the protein MRHDEHTAQQHTQHTQHSHEHTHDHHHGTGRVSWSTAAQATLHCLTGCAIGEVLGMVIGTALGWGNVPTMVLAIVLAFVFGYSLTLRGVLRAGVGFRTAFRVALAADTLSIAVMELIDNGVVALWPSAMDAHLDDVLFWGALAVSLALAFVVTTPVNRWMIGRGKGHAVVHRYHH from the coding sequence ATGCGGCACGACGAGCACACCGCGCAGCAGCACACGCAGCACACGCAGCACAGCCACGAACACACGCACGACCACCATCACGGGACCGGCAGGGTCAGCTGGTCGACGGCGGCCCAGGCCACCCTGCACTGCCTCACCGGCTGCGCCATCGGCGAGGTCCTCGGCATGGTGATCGGCACCGCGCTGGGCTGGGGCAATGTCCCGACGATGGTGCTGGCGATCGTGCTGGCCTTCGTCTTCGGCTACTCGCTCACGCTGCGCGGGGTGCTGCGGGCGGGCGTCGGTTTCCGGACCGCGTTCCGGGTGGCGCTCGCCGCCGACACGCTGTCGATCGCCGTCATGGAGCTGATCGACAACGGGGTCGTCGCCCTGTGGCCGAGCGCCATGGACGCCCACCTCGACGACGTGCTGTTCTGGGGCGCCCTGGCCGTGTCCCTCGCGCTGGCCTTCGTGGTGACGACGCCGGTCAACCGCTGGATGATCGGCCGCGGCAAGGGCCACGCGGTGGTGCACCGGTACCACCACTGA
- a CDS encoding sulfite oxidase-like oxidoreductase, which produces MGHPVERESGGAAQQELPPGQRLQRGWPVTHYGPVPKFRPERWEFRVFGATADGDKHTWNHEEFSALPYGTVVGDLHCVTKFSMLGAEWGGVRASTVLELAPPAPDVTHVMVWAEYGFSSNLRLSDFVSERTIFATHKGGEQLTAEHGFPLRLVVPHLYAWKGPKWVRGVEYMTADRRGFWEERGYHNVGDPWREQRYSYQEGPGEGPEL; this is translated from the coding sequence ATGGGTCATCCGGTGGAACGCGAGTCTGGGGGAGCGGCGCAGCAGGAGCTTCCGCCGGGACAGCGTCTGCAGCGCGGCTGGCCCGTCACGCACTACGGACCGGTGCCCAAGTTCCGCCCCGAGCGCTGGGAGTTCAGGGTCTTCGGGGCCACCGCCGACGGCGACAAGCACACCTGGAACCACGAGGAGTTCTCGGCGCTGCCGTACGGCACCGTGGTCGGTGATCTGCACTGCGTCACCAAGTTCAGCATGCTCGGCGCCGAGTGGGGCGGGGTGCGGGCCTCGACCGTGCTCGAACTGGCACCGCCGGCCCCCGACGTCACCCATGTGATGGTCTGGGCCGAGTACGGCTTCAGCTCCAACCTCCGGCTCTCGGACTTCGTCTCCGAGCGCACGATCTTCGCCACCCACAAGGGCGGTGAACAGCTCACCGCCGAGCACGGTTTCCCGCTGCGTCTCGTGGTGCCGCACCTGTACGCGTGGAAGGGCCCCAAGTGGGTCCGCGGCGTCGAGTACATGACCGCGGACCGGCGGGGCTTCTGGGAGGAGCGCGGGTACCACAACGTGGGGGACCCGTGGCGCGAGCAGCGCTATTCGTACCAGGAGGGGCCCGGGGAAGGGCCCGAGCTCTGA
- the bfr gene encoding bacterioferritin — MQGDPEVIEFLNEQLTAELTAINQYFLHAKMQENFGWTKLAKYTRAESFDEMKHAEVLTDRILFLDGLPNYQRLFHVQVGQTVTEMFQADRQIEVAAIDRLKRGIEVMRAKGDITSANIFESILEDEEHHIDYLDTQLELVEKLGEPLYIAQLIEQPES; from the coding sequence ATGCAGGGCGACCCCGAGGTCATCGAATTTCTCAACGAGCAGCTGACCGCCGAGCTCACCGCGATCAACCAGTACTTCCTGCACGCGAAGATGCAGGAGAACTTCGGCTGGACGAAGCTCGCGAAGTACACCCGGGCCGAGTCGTTCGACGAGATGAAGCACGCGGAGGTACTGACCGACCGGATCCTCTTCCTGGACGGCCTGCCCAATTACCAGCGGCTCTTCCACGTCCAGGTCGGTCAGACGGTCACTGAGATGTTCCAGGCCGACCGGCAGATCGAGGTCGCGGCGATCGACCGGCTGAAGCGGGGCATCGAGGTGATGCGGGCCAAGGGCGACATCACGTCCGCAAACATCTTCGAGTCGATCCTCGAGGACGAGGAGCACCACATCGACTATCTCGACACGCAGCTGGAGCTGGTGGAGAAGCTGGGCGAGCCGCTGTACATCGCGCAGCTCATCGAGCAGCCCGAGAGCTGA
- a CDS encoding (2Fe-2S)-binding protein, translating into MYVCNCFGVTEAQVRKHADDGASTPRQIASACKAGTDCGSCVRRIQALLGRGACPRRELVEQGEAAVALAPRAELPEAA; encoded by the coding sequence GTGTACGTCTGCAACTGCTTCGGCGTCACCGAGGCGCAGGTCAGGAAGCACGCGGACGACGGTGCCTCCACGCCCCGCCAGATAGCCTCGGCCTGCAAGGCCGGCACCGACTGCGGTTCGTGCGTCCGCCGGATCCAGGCACTGCTGGGCCGGGGCGCGTGCCCCCGCAGGGAACTCGTCGAGCAGGGCGAGGCCGCGGTGGCACTCGCACCCCGGGCCGAACTCCCCGAAGCGGCCTGA
- a CDS encoding class II 3-deoxy-7-phosphoheptulonate synthase produces the protein MTVNAKTSASAGNTWRDLPAAQQPEYPDAEALRDVIADLESYPPLVFAGECDQLRTRLAAVAKGEAFLLQGGDCAEAFDAVSADHIRNKLKTLLQMGAVLTYAASVPVVKIGRIAGQYSKPRSKPTETRDGVTLPTYRGDSVNGFEFTEAARIPDPERLKRMYHASASTLNLVRAFTTGGYADLRQVHAWNQDFVKSSPSGQRYEQLAREIDNALNFMRACGTDPAEFQTVEFYASHEALLLDYESALTRVDSRTGNLYDVSGHMVWIGERTRQLDGAHIEFASKIRNPIGIKLGPTTTAEEALQYIERLDPDREPGRLTFIVRMGADKVRDKLPELVEKVTASGATVAWITDPMHGNTYEAASGHKTRRFDDVLDEVKGFFEVHKELGTHPGGIHVELTGDDVTECVGGGDEIFVDDLHQRYETACDPRLNRSQSLDLAFLVAEMYRDQ, from the coding sequence GTGACCGTGAACGCTAAGACCAGCGCGAGCGCTGGCAACACCTGGCGAGACCTGCCCGCGGCGCAGCAGCCCGAGTACCCCGATGCCGAGGCTCTGCGCGATGTGATCGCGGACCTCGAGTCGTATCCGCCGCTCGTCTTCGCAGGCGAGTGCGACCAGCTGCGTACCCGCCTGGCGGCCGTCGCCAAGGGAGAGGCGTTCCTCCTCCAGGGCGGCGACTGCGCCGAGGCCTTCGACGCCGTCTCCGCAGATCACATCCGTAACAAGCTCAAGACCCTGCTCCAGATGGGCGCCGTGCTGACGTACGCCGCCTCGGTGCCGGTCGTGAAGATCGGCCGGATCGCCGGCCAGTACTCCAAGCCGCGCTCCAAGCCGACCGAGACCCGCGACGGCGTCACCCTGCCGACCTACCGCGGCGACTCGGTCAACGGCTTCGAGTTCACCGAGGCCGCCCGCATCCCGGACCCCGAGCGCCTGAAGCGGATGTACCACGCGTCCGCCTCGACGCTGAACCTGGTGCGCGCCTTCACCACGGGCGGCTACGCGGACCTGCGCCAGGTGCACGCCTGGAACCAGGACTTCGTGAAGTCGTCCCCGTCGGGCCAGCGCTACGAGCAGCTGGCGCGCGAGATCGACAACGCGCTGAACTTCATGCGCGCCTGCGGCACCGACCCGGCCGAGTTCCAGACGGTCGAGTTCTACGCCTCCCACGAGGCGCTGCTGCTCGACTACGAGTCGGCGCTGACCCGCGTCGACTCGCGCACGGGGAACCTGTACGACGTCTCGGGCCACATGGTCTGGATCGGCGAGCGCACCCGGCAGCTGGACGGCGCCCACATCGAGTTCGCCTCGAAGATCCGCAACCCGATCGGCATCAAGCTCGGCCCGACCACGACGGCCGAGGAGGCGCTGCAGTACATCGAGCGCCTCGACCCCGACCGCGAGCCCGGCCGGCTGACCTTCATCGTCCGCATGGGCGCCGACAAGGTCCGCGACAAGCTGCCCGAGCTGGTCGAGAAGGTCACCGCCTCCGGCGCGACCGTCGCCTGGATCACCGACCCGATGCACGGCAACACGTACGAGGCGGCCTCCGGGCACAAGACCCGCCGCTTCGACGACGTGCTCGACGAGGTCAAGGGCTTCTTCGAGGTCCACAAGGAGCTCGGTACGCACCCGGGCGGCATCCACGTCGAGCTCACCGGTGACGATGTCACCGAGTGCGTGGGCGGCGGCGACGAGATCTTCGTCGACGACCTGCACCAGCGCTACGAGACGGCCTGCGACCCGCGCCTGAACCGCAGCCAGTCGCTCGACCTCGCGTTCCTGGTGGCGGAGATGTACCGCGACCAGTGA
- a CDS encoding trp operon leader peptide yields the protein MFAQFSTRTWWWTAHPAAH from the coding sequence ATGTTCGCGCAGTTTTCGACCCGCACCTGGTGGTGGACCGCACATCCGGCGGCCCACTGA
- a CDS encoding anthranilate synthase family protein — protein MFAPIHQLLTDDRPFALLRRRTPGRDHDTVEVLIGPVGTYDRLADIPEGLALVPFRQIRERGFDVRDDGTPLTVLRPEESYELPLAEALRQLPGHAVDVRDGGFDIDDDTYAGIVGRVLSEEIGRGEGANFVIRRTYEGEIPGFSRADALALFRRLLDGERGAYWTFVVHTGDRTLVGASPEVHVRMSGGTVVMNPISGTYRYPAAGPTPDDLLDFLADGKEIEELSMVVDEELKMMCTVGDQGGVVIGPRLKEMAHLAHTEYELRGRSTLDVREVLKETMFAATVTGSPVQNACRVIERHEVGGRGYYAGALALVGRDAGGAQTLDSPILIRTADIDTATGRLRVPVGATLVRGSDPRGEVAETHAKAAGVLAALGVRPSRPRAESARPALADDPRVRAALDGRRASLAPFWLRMQERADRLSGHALVVDGEDTFTAMLAHVLRSSGLDVSVRRYDDGGVEGLRERVLAHEGPVVLGPGPGDPSDLADPKMRFLRSLTAEVLRTHGHGVLGVCLGHELIAAELGLDIVRKEVPYQGAQTDIDLFGCTETVGFYNSFVAACDDEAARELAAHEVEVARDAGGEVHALRGPGFASVQFHPESVLSLRGAGIVQELMGQLAVGTRTFSERRPA, from the coding sequence GTGTTTGCTCCGATCCACCAGCTCCTCACCGACGACCGCCCGTTCGCCCTGCTGCGCCGCCGCACCCCGGGGCGCGACCACGACACGGTCGAGGTCCTGATCGGTCCGGTCGGCACGTACGACAGGCTCGCGGACATCCCGGAGGGCCTGGCGCTGGTCCCCTTCCGGCAGATCCGCGAACGCGGCTTCGACGTCCGTGACGACGGGACCCCGCTGACCGTCCTGCGCCCCGAGGAGTCGTACGAACTTCCGCTCGCCGAGGCGCTGCGGCAGCTGCCCGGGCACGCCGTGGACGTCCGGGACGGGGGCTTCGACATCGACGACGACACCTACGCCGGCATCGTCGGCCGGGTGCTGAGCGAGGAGATCGGGCGGGGCGAGGGCGCGAACTTCGTGATCCGCAGGACGTACGAGGGTGAGATCCCGGGATTCTCACGGGCCGACGCCCTCGCGCTGTTCCGGCGACTGCTCGACGGTGAGCGCGGCGCGTACTGGACGTTCGTCGTGCACACCGGTGACAGGACGCTGGTGGGCGCGAGCCCCGAGGTGCACGTGCGGATGTCCGGCGGCACCGTCGTCATGAACCCCATCAGCGGCACCTACCGCTATCCGGCGGCCGGCCCCACCCCGGACGACCTGCTCGATTTCCTCGCCGACGGCAAGGAGATCGAGGAGCTGTCGATGGTCGTCGACGAGGAACTGAAGATGATGTGCACCGTCGGCGACCAGGGCGGCGTCGTGATCGGTCCACGCCTGAAGGAGATGGCGCACCTGGCGCACACCGAGTACGAGCTGCGCGGGAGGTCGACCCTCGATGTGCGCGAGGTGCTGAAGGAGACGATGTTCGCGGCGACCGTCACCGGGTCGCCGGTGCAGAACGCGTGCCGGGTCATCGAGCGGCACGAGGTCGGCGGGCGCGGGTACTACGCGGGCGCCCTCGCGCTGGTCGGGCGGGACGCGGGCGGCGCCCAGACGCTCGACTCGCCGATCCTGATCAGGACCGCCGACATCGACACGGCGACCGGGCGGCTGCGGGTGCCGGTGGGCGCCACCCTCGTGCGCGGCTCGGACCCGCGCGGCGAGGTCGCCGAGACGCACGCGAAGGCCGCCGGAGTGCTGGCCGCCCTCGGGGTGCGGCCGTCGCGGCCGCGTGCGGAGAGCGCGCGCCCGGCCCTGGCCGACGACCCGCGGGTGCGGGCGGCGCTCGACGGGCGCCGGGCCTCCCTGGCCCCGTTCTGGCTGCGGATGCAGGAGCGGGCCGACCGGCTGAGCGGGCACGCGCTGGTGGTGGACGGCGAGGACACGTTCACCGCGATGCTGGCGCACGTGCTGCGCTCCTCGGGGCTCGACGTGAGCGTGCGGCGCTACGACGACGGGGGCGTGGAGGGGCTGCGGGAGCGGGTCCTCGCGCACGAGGGGCCGGTCGTGCTCGGCCCGGGTCCCGGCGATCCGTCCGACCTCGCCGACCCGAAGATGCGTTTCCTGCGCTCCCTGACCGCCGAGGTGCTGCGTACGCACGGCCACGGTGTGCTCGGCGTCTGCCTCGGGCACGAGCTGATCGCGGCCGAGCTGGGCCTGGACATCGTCCGCAAGGAGGTGCCGTACCAGGGGGCGCAGACCGACATCGACCTGTTCGGCTGCACGGAGACCGTCGGGTTCTACAACAGCTTCGTGGCGGCGTGCGACGACGAGGCCGCGCGCGAGCTGGCCGCCCACGAGGTGGAGGTCGCCCGGGACGCCGGCGGTGAGGTGCACGCGCTGCGCGGCCCCGGGTTCGCGTCGGTCCAGTTCCACCCGGAGTCGGTGCTGTCGCTGCGCGGCGCCGGGATCGTGCAAGAGCTGATGGGTCAGCTGGCGGTCGGCACCAGGACGTTCTCGGAGCGCCGGCCCGCCTGA